One genomic window of Molothrus aeneus isolate 106 chromosome 22, BPBGC_Maene_1.0, whole genome shotgun sequence includes the following:
- the HEPACAM gene encoding hepatic and glial cell adhesion molecule isoform X2, producing MWGAPAAPRGHPAPPCLLPLTWLLALHAGLLAGVNITSPTPLVRGTAGKAALLSVRYASASADKPVVKWQLKRDKPVTVVQSIGTEIIGNLRPDYRDRIRVLENGSLLISPLQLADEGAYEVEVSITDDTFTGEKTINLTVDIPISKPQVLVASSTVLELSEFFTLNCSHENGTKPTYTWLKDGRPLSNDSRLLLSPDQKILTITRVLMADDDVYSCLVENPISHGRSVPVKLTVYRRSSLYIILSTGGIFLLVTLVTVCACWKPSKKEKRQAETQPTSDYAEQDEERLKHEAEGIPRSGEHERKNPVALYILKDKDSPEAEEDSLPEPRGTVEPGYTSSPVPAAGRSPGPVGRSTRRYHRSPARSPASTRTHRSPPGSPARSRGAPRLLRTAGVHVIREQEEANAVEISA from the exons ATGTGGGGAGCGCCGGCTGCCCCGCGGGGCCACCCCGCTCCCCCCTGCCTGCTGCCGCTGACCTGGCTGCTGGCGCTGCACGCAG GTCTGCTGGCAGGGGTGAACATCACCAGCCCCACGCCGCTGGTGCGGGGCACGGCGGGCAAGGCAGCGCTGCTGTCGGTGCGCTACGCCAGCGCCAGCGCCGACAAGCCCGTGGTCAAGTGGCAGCTGAAGAGGGACAAACCCGTCACCGTCGTCCAGTCCATCGGCACCGAGATCATCGGCAACCTGCGGCCCGACTACCGCGACCGCATCCGCGTGCTGGAGAACGGCTCGCTGCTCATCAgccccctgcagctggctgatgAAGGCGCCTACGAGGTGGAGGTGTCCATCACCGACGACACCTTCACTGGCGAGAAGACCATCAACCTCACCGTGGACA TTCCCATCTCAAAGCCGCAAGTGCTGGTGGCCTCCTCAACGGTGCTGGAGCTCAGTGAGTTCTTCACCCTCAACTGCTCACACGAGAATGGCACCAAGCCCACCTACACCTGGCTGAAGGACGGGCGGCCGCTGAGCAACGACTCCCgcctgctcctctcccctgaCCAGAAGATCCTCACCATCACCCGTGTCCTCATGGCTGACGATGACGTCTACAGTTGCCTGGTGGAGAACCCCATCAGCCATGGCCGCAGTGTCCCCGTGAAGCTCACTGTTTACC GCCGGAGCTCTCTCTACATCATCCTGTCCACAGGCGGCATCTTCCTTCTTGTCACCCTGGTAACAGTTTGTGCCTGCTGGAAACCCTCCAAGAA GGAGAAGCGACAAGCAGAGACACAACCGACCTCTGACTACGCCGAGCAGGACGAGGAGCGCCTGAAGCATGAGG CCGAGGGCATCCCACGGAGCGGCGAGCACGAGCGCAAGAACCCGGTGGCCTTGTACATCCTTAAAGACAAG GACTCGCCGGAGGCGGAGGAGGATTCCctgcccgagccccgcggcacGGTGGAACCCGGCTACACCAGCTCGCCAGTGCCAGCAGCCGGCCGCTCTCCGGGCCCCGTGGGGCGCTCCACTCGCCGCTACCACCGCTCGCCAGCTCGCTCGCCCGCCTCGACGCGGACCCACCGGTCACCGCCGGGCTCTCCGGCGCGGTCCCGCGGCGCCCCGCGGCTGCTGCGGACTGCCGGCGTGCACGTTATccgggagcaggaggaggccaACGCCGTGGAGATCAGTGCCTGA
- the HEPACAM gene encoding hepatic and glial cell adhesion molecule isoform X1, giving the protein MWGAPAAPRGHPAPPCLLPLTWLLALHAGLLAGVNITSPTPLVRGTAGKAALLSVRYASASADKPVVKWQLKRDKPVTVVQSIGTEIIGNLRPDYRDRIRVLENGSLLISPLQLADEGAYEVEVSITDDTFTGEKTINLTVDIPISKPQVLVASSTVLELSEFFTLNCSHENGTKPTYTWLKDGRPLSNDSRLLLSPDQKILTITRVLMADDDVYSCLVENPISHGRSVPVKLTVYRRSSLYIILSTGGIFLLVTLVTVCACWKPSKKEKRQAETQPTSDYAEQDEERLKHEAPSFHTAEGIPRSGEHERKNPVALYILKDKDSPEAEEDSLPEPRGTVEPGYTSSPVPAAGRSPGPVGRSTRRYHRSPARSPASTRTHRSPPGSPARSRGAPRLLRTAGVHVIREQEEANAVEISA; this is encoded by the exons ATGTGGGGAGCGCCGGCTGCCCCGCGGGGCCACCCCGCTCCCCCCTGCCTGCTGCCGCTGACCTGGCTGCTGGCGCTGCACGCAG GTCTGCTGGCAGGGGTGAACATCACCAGCCCCACGCCGCTGGTGCGGGGCACGGCGGGCAAGGCAGCGCTGCTGTCGGTGCGCTACGCCAGCGCCAGCGCCGACAAGCCCGTGGTCAAGTGGCAGCTGAAGAGGGACAAACCCGTCACCGTCGTCCAGTCCATCGGCACCGAGATCATCGGCAACCTGCGGCCCGACTACCGCGACCGCATCCGCGTGCTGGAGAACGGCTCGCTGCTCATCAgccccctgcagctggctgatgAAGGCGCCTACGAGGTGGAGGTGTCCATCACCGACGACACCTTCACTGGCGAGAAGACCATCAACCTCACCGTGGACA TTCCCATCTCAAAGCCGCAAGTGCTGGTGGCCTCCTCAACGGTGCTGGAGCTCAGTGAGTTCTTCACCCTCAACTGCTCACACGAGAATGGCACCAAGCCCACCTACACCTGGCTGAAGGACGGGCGGCCGCTGAGCAACGACTCCCgcctgctcctctcccctgaCCAGAAGATCCTCACCATCACCCGTGTCCTCATGGCTGACGATGACGTCTACAGTTGCCTGGTGGAGAACCCCATCAGCCATGGCCGCAGTGTCCCCGTGAAGCTCACTGTTTACC GCCGGAGCTCTCTCTACATCATCCTGTCCACAGGCGGCATCTTCCTTCTTGTCACCCTGGTAACAGTTTGTGCCTGCTGGAAACCCTCCAAGAA GGAGAAGCGACAAGCAGAGACACAACCGACCTCTGACTACGCCGAGCAGGACGAGGAGCGCCTGAAGCATGAGG CACCTTCCTTCCACACAGCCGAGGGCATCCCACGGAGCGGCGAGCACGAGCGCAAGAACCCGGTGGCCTTGTACATCCTTAAAGACAAG GACTCGCCGGAGGCGGAGGAGGATTCCctgcccgagccccgcggcacGGTGGAACCCGGCTACACCAGCTCGCCAGTGCCAGCAGCCGGCCGCTCTCCGGGCCCCGTGGGGCGCTCCACTCGCCGCTACCACCGCTCGCCAGCTCGCTCGCCCGCCTCGACGCGGACCCACCGGTCACCGCCGGGCTCTCCGGCGCGGTCCCGCGGCGCCCCGCGGCTGCTGCGGACTGCCGGCGTGCACGTTATccgggagcaggaggaggccaACGCCGTGGAGATCAGTGCCTGA